A section of the Pediococcus inopinatus genome encodes:
- the rpsF gene encoding 30S ribosomal protein S6, which produces MAQKSYEITYIIAPDVDEAAKAALVERFDKILTDNGAEVVDSKDWSKRRFAYEIGGYNEGIYHVINAKTNDDKALNEFDRIAKITDGILRHMIVVR; this is translated from the coding sequence ATGGCACAAAAATCATACGAAATTACTTATATCATTGCGCCAGATGTTGACGAAGCAGCTAAGGCAGCCTTAGTAGAACGTTTCGACAAGATCTTGACAGACAATGGTGCAGAAGTGGTTGATTCAAAAGATTGGTCCAAGCGTCGTTTTGCTTATGAGATCGGTGGATACAATGAAGGTATCTATCATGTTATAAACGCCAAAACAAACGATGACAAGGCCTTAAATGAATTTGACCGAATCGCTAAGATTACTGATGGTATCTTACGTCACATGATCGTTGTACGTTAA
- the ssb gene encoding single-stranded DNA-binding protein has protein sequence MINRTVLVGRLTRDPDLRYTNSGAAVATFTVAVNRQFTNSQGEREADFINCVIWRKAAENFANFTHKGSLIGVDGRIQTRSYENQQNQRVYVTEVVVENFSLLESRSQSEQRQRQENNSGFQSNAPQSSENTNPFDAGQGNTNSSNNQSNSNGPASSASTNPNDPFANNGEQIDISDDDLPF, from the coding sequence ATGATAAACCGAACAGTTCTTGTTGGACGCTTAACCAGAGACCCTGATTTACGATACACCAACAGCGGTGCTGCAGTTGCAACCTTTACAGTTGCAGTTAATCGGCAATTTACGAACTCACAAGGAGAACGTGAAGCTGATTTTATTAACTGTGTTATTTGGCGAAAAGCCGCAGAAAATTTCGCTAACTTTACCCATAAAGGTTCATTGATTGGAGTTGATGGGCGGATTCAAACCCGGTCATATGAAAATCAACAGAATCAGCGGGTATATGTTACGGAAGTTGTCGTTGAAAACTTTTCATTGTTGGAATCCCGTTCTCAATCCGAACAGCGTCAACGGCAGGAGAACAACTCGGGATTTCAAAGCAATGCTCCGCAATCATCCGAAAATACCAATCCGTTTGATGCCGGGCAAGGAAACACTAATAGCAGTAATAACCAGAGCAATAGCAATGGTCCTGCTTCAAGTGCCAGTACGAACCCGAACGATCCGTTTGCAAATAACGGCGAACAAATTGATATTTCCGACGATGATTTACCATTCTAA
- the rpsR gene encoding 30S ribosomal protein S18, whose protein sequence is MAQQQRRGGNRRRRKVDFIAANHIDYIDYKDTDLLKRFISERGKVLPRRVTGTSAKNQRRLTIAIKRSRIMGLLPFVSEE, encoded by the coding sequence ATGGCTCAACAACAAAGAAGAGGCGGAAATCGTCGACGTCGTAAAGTCGACTTTATCGCAGCTAACCATATCGATTATATCGATTACAAAGATACAGACTTACTGAAACGTTTCATTTCAGAACGAGGCAAGGTTTTGCCACGTCGTGTTACCGGAACAAGTGCTAAGAACCAACGTCGTTTGACAATTGCAATCAAACGATCACGGATCATGGGCTTACTTCCATTCGTTTCCGAAGAATAA